GCATGTGTTTGAAGCAAACGACTGTTTTCAGTCTGGCGTGTCTCCAGGTGTTTCCTTCATTGCAGGAAGTCTTTGAGACGTCTTCACGTGTCACTGTGAGACCAGCTCCTGTCTGTCCCTGCAGGCCTGTGTGTAGTCCCTCTCCTTCATGAAGGCCGTCTCGTCCAGAAGCCCCGTCCGCACGGCCTCGTCCACCGTCATCTCCAGGGTCACCTCTTTGAACACCTTACACACCgacacctgcaacacacacaaacacacactgtgtttacATCCACGGACAGAGCTGTGGTGTTCACAGCCGGAGCAGGCGAGTCTCCTTACCTCATGAAAGTGAAGTTTCTTGAACATGCCCACGCTGACCTCGTTGTCCAGCCCGATTTTCGCTTGAAACTTTTTGATCCCGAGTTTGGTGACACCTAGTGGTAGACAACACAAAGTCACTGAGTCAGAATCAAACCAGAGTTCAATCTGAAGTGATTTAAAACTCCTGAGGCAGCTCACCGTAACTCATCATCATCCGTGTCACCTCCTTCCCGAGGCCCCGCCCTCTGTAACTGGCCTCTGgtttaaaataacaaacttTATCAGCATCAAGAACATTTTGTGCCGAAATGTATTTTCAATTGTTGACACGTAAAACAGGCAGATTTAAGACATTTCATTACGTTAACACTTCACCTGCAATCATGATCTCCAGCTCAGCCAAGGACGGATCCGTGGGGTCCGTCAGGAAGATGTTGAcgtctcccagcatgcactgctcCTCCTCGACGCCGGGATCCTTCCACAGCTGCTTGTCCAGGATGATGAACGTGCACTCTggcacaaacaaagaaaaccaaatcacataaaaaacagcttttcaatCAGGATCTTTAAGCCAAGATGAAAGATtgtaataaaaactgattaaaagCTATTTAACTTTGGTTTGAAGCAAAAACACGCAACTTTAAATTTGGCGGTGACTAAAAAATGACAATAGTCTGGTGGCTACGGGTCATAACCCACTGATTCAGGCTGTAATTATAAAAGCTGATATTATTTTCTTGCACATGAAAGACAGAGGACTCCTCACTGTCGTGGTcctccctccagctcctctgcatGTCGTGCTCCTGCTCCAGGGTCAGCGGCTCGGAGGcggtcagctgctgcagctcaggagaCTTCATCCACTCGTGATacctgagcagagcagagagcagctggaTCAGAAACACGTTAGACATGAAGCTTCTAAGGATGTCACTGGCGTCCCATGGGAATGATGAGTGTGTCCATGGAAATGCTGATCAGCTGTTTCTATGTCTGTGACTTTATAAacctgctttataaataaaagtttattattattattattattagaggaTTGAAGGTTAAATGAAGAAAGTCAGATCATTCTAACTGTCCTctaagaaaaagataaataataattagaatAAATGTCTGAATAAAgactgttattgttattattatatataatacatatgcTATTATTATCATATGATTGAAGGTTGAAGTCAGACTTTTAAAGGATCAATTCAAACTCGAAGATGATAAGAAGTAATAACAGATGTAACGAGAGTAAACAGAGCCTCGTTACCTGGACACGTGGTTCTCATTGTAGGGAACCAGCAGGACTCTTTGTCCCTCCAGTGAAATGTTCTCATTTATCTTCATGACGTCTCATCAACATTAAATCCTCTGAAAACTGTTTTTAACTCTATAACACGTTGACAACACTTCCTGCTTCCTCACTCGCTGCTTCAAACTGCAGCTGCTCTCACCGACACTCCGGAGgagagcgccacctgctggacaaAAGGTAACTTTGCCTGTGGAGCTGCTAGAAGAGAatcaacaatgaaaacacatttcaattaaactCACTGAATTATTCAGGATGCAGGTTAGTTAATTAAGATTTGGTAATTCTCTTGATTGATATGATTGATCTTTCGAATAAGACAGGAAGAGATTTTTAAACTATCAGACTCTATAGAGACAAAGGTCGTTTCACAAAAGCAAAGTTGCTGTAAATTTATTAAAACTCAAAGTCCGAGCTGTGACTCGAAGTTTCCTCGATAGATAAGGTGTCAGTTTCATGGTTGTTTCAAAGATGGAGCTtgaatttcactttttacttcactttttatatcttttatctattatatatattttatttagatatgtttatgtctaaataaatgttactttgtataaatattagaaaaagggaagtaaataagaagtaaatagtgagtaaatatatattgtttctttttattgcttttcttacgTGTGTtgcatttattgtgtttgtatgtttttatgttctatgttcattgtatgcaccaataaccagagcaaattcctcgtaggtgtaaacctacttggcaataaaatacattctgattctgattctgattctgatggaAGTTTGGCAAATAATGAAAGTACTTGATTCatactttaaaacaaaacattttttattaattcatcaCACATGTGCTAAGTGGCCCGGCTCAGTCTGTGCCACAGCCGGACGGGCTCCTGTGGCGTGTTCACCATGTCCATCCAGTGCTGCAGCTGTTGGCCCCTGGCGTACATGAAGGGCCCCAGAACCAGAACTCCCAGCAGGACCGGAGGCTCTGGGATGAAACATTAACACATGAGCCTTAAGTAACAAGTTCAAATCTAAAGGTTCCTCTTAAACACTGGGTTGACCTCTCACCTGAGGGGACTTCGGtcggctgctgcagctggaagcTCAGACAGGCATCGTCCAGGTGCTGCACGCGGAGTTTAAAGGTCATCCTGTGGTTGAAGTGCGGCTGTGCGTGGTCTCCTGTCACCGCACAGCTGCGCTTCATCTTCACCACCTGAGTGTGTATCTGTAAActcacctggacacacacacctgtaatgacacacacacatgaaaaacacacacacacaacacgttcTCAGATCCATGTTCGTGTTTTATCgatggagttttttttaaatgaaacccaGACAAACGTCTTTACCTGCGTCTGTGAGCAGCTGAAGGCCCCGAGCTCTGAGAACCACCACAGAGAGGCGCTGCAGAGTCGGACTGTAACTGAGGGATATCTGCACATCACCCAACTCTGAACACTGGGAGAGATGAAGATGAGCGACtatgagtgtctgtgtgtgtgtctgtgtgtgtgtgtgtgtgtgtgtgtagaaggaCGCGTTCATTCAGATATtaagctaaccctaaccctgaacaTCTGGGATATAGGTGTGGCCATCTTGTGCTCTTGGCGCCATTTGGAGCCAATCAGGAGATTGAGCCTCAGTACTaacatgtcccatccactaacatgaaggaggccGTGGTTTGTgacctgccaccagggggcagtcaagactctctggcttcacttttgaggtgCCGTCCATCTCAAACAGGTACATGTGGTTTACCTGTGTGTCGTCCTCGGCCTCCAGGTCTCTCCACAGAACCCGTCCGGCCCGACCCAGCTCGCCCTCCAGAGGGAGCAGCACCCTGCCCACCGCGTGGCGCTTCCCGTTCTGCTCCacgctcaacacacacacactcaggatgCTCCGAGGAACACACACTCCCGACACCTGAGGACCAAACAAACTTTACCAAAAATTACGAAACTAAATCTACagcaaacatatttttaaaacagATGAGAGGTTCCGGATGAAGTTTGATTCCTCACCTGGAAGATGAAGCAGTCGTTGAACTCGGGGTTGGGCCCCGTGCCGCGGGCCTTGGCCTGGCGAGGCCGCCGGTCGTCAGGAAGCAGCCGGAGCTCCACCAGCGTGATGTTTCCGTGGAACCGAGGCGGGACGTTGCCCAGACGGAACAATGTGACCACGAGCTGCTCGCCGCTGCGTCGGTACTCCACAGAGAAGCAGAGGCGGGTGGCCATGCCGGGCGGAGGAGCCACCACCTCCTTTAGAGGAGGAACCGAGTAGAGGCCGGCGAGAAGCGTCCCCACCGGATACAAACCTGAGGGAGGCCCGTGGAAAATATGAGGAATGAACACAAGGCTGCAACTAAAGATTATTATCAGTTAATATGCAGATTATTCCCTTAATTGATTGTCTGGTCGTTAGATGTCCCTAAAAACTTCCCATAGTTCAAAGTGACCTGAGCTCCAATCAAAACTTCTAATGCTAATTAAAAGTTTAGTATGACAAAGAAAAGCCTAAAATATTGACATTTGAGAATCTGGAACCAATAAAAAACAGTAAACTTATCAATTAACTACTAAAATAGTTTGTCGAATAAcaaggatttgtttttaaatcaatgtgattgactttaaacttaaaattaCTTTCAggtaatttataataatatcatTTATAAAGGGTCTGATAGTCACCTCACCACTTTGTTCCAGACTGATAAATCACAACAATTATTATCATAATGACTTTGGCATCTCCAGCCActtcaatttaaattaaaataaaaagataataatGACCCACTCCTCACTGAGAGTGACCCTCGATGGGCCAGATTGTCGCACTGCGTCTCCAtcttcatctccacctcctcttcctcctccgtcttCACTTCACCACAAGTTTGTGTCGTGAAACGAGGAGGCAAAGTGAACGGGATCTCACTGGGCCTGAGAAAAACAGTTAAGGGACCAAGTTTACTCAATTACTAAGTTTTGTAACATTCTCTTTATACACTTTTTTAACTCAACATTTATCTCAGTTACAGATACTGATTAATTGTACCAAAAACACAATCAACTACAGATAATGTTGTATTAGTAGAACCAGGGCTGTGTGTTACTGACGTGGTCCATGAGCACTGAGACACCTGGATGACGGGAGCAGAGCCGGATGGGACTGAGGGAACTGGGGACGGCAGCTCCTCGTAAAGACTCTggtccttcttcttcctcctccaccggcAGAACCACAGcagagccagcagcagcagcgtcaggAGGCCGAGAGACAGACCGACAGCCAACAGGGACACCCGGTCTgacccaacacaaacacaaacacaaacacaaacacaacacatcaacGAGCAGGAAGAGACACAGATGTTGAGACTCATGTAGTTCAGTGTTTACCTTCCATGGAGGAGAACTTCTTATTAAATCAGCTGGAGGGAGCTCTCTTCATCCGACAGTCCGAGGATTATCCTCCACCATTAGTCATGAAAGTGAGTCTGTTgtagtgagtctgtgtgtgaccGTGTGTGTAGAGTTTGGAGTAGTGAGGCCGAGCGAGTATGACACATCTGGAGGATTCCCACCGTGTCAGGCTCTTATCTGGTTCTGGTTTTCATAAACCATTAAAGGACCACAGACCCTCGCTGGTTTGGGATGTTTTGACCCATAAGTTTATTAGTTTATCAGAGTTAAATACAACAATTTACAGCAAACAACTGATTTACAAACAGTTAATTAGATTAGaaaatcatttattcattctgGCAGAACAGAATAATTACAGCTCAAGAAAAAGAAGATAATAAATATGGAATATAATTGAAGTACAGAACAGAGAACACAAAAATAAGAGTAGTAGTCGTATtctaataaaatatttatacattaaacTTCTAAAGAGAAGGTTATTGCTGTTGCATTGGATTTTATTTCACGGCCACAAACCCAGATGCTTATTAATCTTAAATCAGCTGCCGTTGAACCTTCATCCCAATCTTGTAGAGAAACTTTGGGTCATAATTTGTGTTTAAAAGTTTAATTCATTACTTTATTTCCCACTGTGCATATGGTCTATAATCCTGAATAATTACCAGGTATTCATTTACACACAGAAAGCCCCGGACCAGGTGAACTGGTTCctggactctgtgtgtgtacagaccGTATTGACCACATTGTCTGTACCACTGTGAATTTACATAAGACACATTCCACAGAGCGTGGGAGAAACGGCTCAAACTCACAGCATATTTTATCCTCAGGGGCAGAAACAGGATAATCTGACTGTgacaggaaaaaagaaaagatcagAGAGAAGTCCACAGAATAATAATCCGTGTGAATCGTCTCCAACTGAGATCAAGGTATTTGGATGCTACCTTGACAGTGAGCAATGAAACCTCAAATCAATTTTAAAATCACTTTATCCTGTGAAATATGTAAAGATTCACTTCTTGTATCTGCACAAAGTATCATACAGACATTCTCGGTCCCCAGATGCTGAACCTTTTATCAGTTATAATGATCAACTTCTCTTCAGCCTCACTATGTGTTGTTTTATAAAGTTACATATCATCCCTCCCGTGAGCGTGTGCATATCCACACACATGTAGATTGACTCCTCTGACCACTGACCTGGAATCATTAGCCTCTCACTGTGgtttcactgacacacatgcacacacactcactctgctCACAGATTGGACGGCGGCTAACGAGATCACGGTTAATCCTCGGAGCCGAAAGCCAAGTAGTGACCCCCCCtatctcacgcacacacatgcacacgcacacacgtccCTGACAAAGAGAAATTCTCGTATTCACGCCAACTTTAAAATGAGGCCCGGCTCTGTGGAGAGGTCTcgagggggggagaaaaaggagGTGAATGTGTTTGGttagggggggggcagacacagGACAGGTGATCTTCTTAAGGAgtgaggtaggaagagagcgAGAAATGACGGGAGGAAGGAGTGACGCCGTTTAGCACCACCTGTTCTGAAGAGGGTAAAACAGGCCACGGGACGTAAAGGTAAGAGGTTCTTTCTCTTCTATCTGACAGATTCTACGTCCCTCTATGTGTCACATTAATGTCCTCACTGTGTTTCTATTGGTCAGAACAGGAGGTTTATTGGTTATTCTCGGTATCTAGAAGTCAGTTGTGGTCAAATGGGACAGGGTCAGTTTGGGACAAAGGTGGATTAGAAAATTTGGTCGTTAGTTTCAACCTGAATTTGGATTCATGTGGGATTTTATCCTTGAGCATCAACGATTTAAAATGAGGACGAACCGCTGAACTGGGttttaactgtgttttaaaaagacaaatacacacaagagCTAAATCAGGCACAACGTCGACTCTCTATTAGAAGAcgaaaataaaacaagttaagTGTTATTCTTCATATTCGTCTCTTTCCATTCTTTCCGTCttcctctgtttttattttattttactttaatcaaCCGAAATCCTGAAATGC
The Pleuronectes platessa chromosome 21, fPlePla1.1, whole genome shotgun sequence DNA segment above includes these coding regions:
- the nat9 gene encoding N-acetyltransferase 9, translated to MKINENISLEGQRVLLVPYNENHVSRYHEWMKSPELQQLTASEPLTLEQEHDMQRSWREDHDKCTFIILDKQLWKDPGVEEEQCMLGDVNIFLTDPTDPSLAELEIMIAEASYRGRGLGKEVTRMMMSYGVTKLGIKKFQAKIGLDNEVSVGMFKKLHFHEVSVCKVFKEVTLEMTVDEAVRTGLLDETAFMKERDYTQACRDRQELVSQ
- the syt15 gene encoding synaptotagmin-15; protein product: MEDRVSLLAVGLSLGLLTLLLLALLWFCRWRRKKKDQSLYEELPSPVPSVPSGSAPVIQVSQCSWTTPSEIPFTLPPRFTTQTCGEVKTEEEEEVEMKMETQCDNLAHRGSLSVRSLYPVGTLLAGLYSVPPLKEVVAPPPGMATRLCFSVEYRRSGEQLVVTLFRLGNVPPRFHGNITLVELRLLPDDRRPRQAKARGTGPNPEFNDCFIFQVSGVCVPRSILSVCVLSVEQNGKRHAVGRVLLPLEGELGRAGRVLWRDLEAEDDTQCSELGDVQISLSYSPTLQRLSVVVLRARGLQLLTDAGVCVQVSLQIHTQVVKMKRSCAVTGDHAQPHFNHRMTFKLRVQHLDDACLSFQLQQPTEVPSEPPVLLGVLVLGPFMYARGQQLQHWMDMVNTPQEPVRLWHRLSRAT